A single region of the Schizosaccharomyces osmophilus chromosome 3, complete sequence genome encodes:
- the fum1 gene encoding fumarate hydratase: MSIASSFSPAKAALAPGSALSCKRLLQSTLNTFSEQKRMNSTTSAEPLRPKGAQVGEFRQESDTFGPVQVPAEKYWGAQTQRSLQNFRIGGPGERLPLPLVQAFGILKFAAASVNKTFGLDPKLAGAIEQAAQEVIDGRLNDNFPLVVFQTGSGTQSNMNSNEVIANRAIELLGGTLGAKKPVHPNDHVNMSQSSNDTFPTVMHIASVLQIRKHLLPAMELLRDSLKKKQDEFQDIIKIGRTHMQDATPLSLGQEFSGYVTQMEYGIARVHNALPRLSLLAQGGTAVGTGLNTFKGFDVKVADKITEITGIEFKTAPNKFEALAAHDAIVETSGALNTVACSLMKIANDIRQLGSGPRCGLGELVLPANEPGSSIMPGKVNPTQCEALTMVCAQVMGNNATITFSGASGHCELNVFKPVMAKNLLNSVRLLGDACESFTEHCVDGIEASREGIARHLNDSLMLVTALNTHIGYDNCAKVAKTAHKNQTTLKKEFVDLGYGSAEQFEQWVRPELMISPKK, translated from the exons ATGTCCAtagcttcttcttttagTCCAGCAAAAGCTGCTTTGGCTCCTGGTTCTGCCCTCTCTTGCAAACGACTTCTTCAATCCACTTTGAAC ACTTTTTCGGAACAAAAGAGGATGAACTCTACTACTTCCGCCGAGCCTTTGCGCCCAAAGGGCGCTCAAGTTGGTGAATTTCGCCAAGAATCTGACACCTTTGGCCCCGTACAAGTGCCTGCCGAAAAGTACTGGGGTGCACAGACTCAACGTTCCCTTCAAAACTTCCGTATCGGAGGTCCTGGCGAGCGTCTTCCCCTTCCTTTAGTCCAAGCCTTTGGTATCTTGAAATTTGCTGCCGCTTCCGTCAACAAAACTTTTGGCTTGGACCCCAAGCTTGCTGGTGCCATTGAACAGGCTGCCCAAGAAGTTATTGACGGCCGCTTAAATGACAACTTCCCCTTGGTTGTCTTCCAAACTGGCTCAGGTACCCAATCCAACATGAACAGTAATGAGGTGATCGCCAACCGTGCTATTGAATTGCTTGGTGGTACTTTGGGCGCCAAGAAGCCTGTTCACCCTAACGACCATGTCAACATGTCTCAATCGTCTAATGATACTTTCCCCACTGTTATGCATATCGCTTCCGTCTTGCAAATTCGTAAGCATCTCCTTCCCGCCATGGAGCTTCTTCGCGActctttgaagaagaagcaagaCGAGTTCCAAGATATAATCAAGATTGGCCGTACTCACATGCAAGATGCCACTCCTCTCTCTTTAGGTCAAGAATTTTCGGGTTATGTTACTCAAATGGAATACGGCATTGCTCGTGTCCACAATGCCCTTCCTCGTCTCTCTCTTCTTGCCCAAGGTGGTACCGCCGTAGGTACCGGTCTTAACACTTTCAAAGGATTTGACGTTAAGGTTGCCGACAAAATCACTGAGATTACTGGAATTGAGTTTAAGACTGCTCCCAACAAGTTCGAGGCTTTGGCTGCTCACGATGCCATTGTTGAAACGAGTGGTGCTTTGAACACCGTTGCTTGCTCTCTCATGAAGATCGCCAATGACATTCGCCAACTTGGTTCCGGTCCTCGTTGTGGTTTGGGTGAGTTGGTCCTTCCTGCCAACGAGCCAGGTAGCTCTATCATGCCCGGTAAGGTCAATCCTACTCAATGTGAAGCTTTGACCATGGTTTGTGCTCAAGTTATGGGTAACAATGCCACCATTACTTTCTCCGGAGCTTCTGGCCACTGCGAATTGAACGTCTTCAAGCCGGTTATGGCCAAGAACCTCTTGAACAGTGTTCGCTTACTCGGTGATGCTTGTGAGTCTTTTACCGAACACTGTGTTGACGGTATTGAAGCCAGCCGTGAAGGTATTGCCCGTCATTTGAATGACTCTTTGATGCTTGTCACTGCTCTAAATACCCACATTGGTTATGACAACTGTGCCAAGGTTGCCAAGACTGCTCACAAGAACCAAACTACCCTTAAAAAGGAGTTTGTTGATTTGGGTTATGGCTCTGCCGAACAGTTTGAGCAATGGGTTCGTCCCGAGTTAATGATTTCcccaaaaaagtaa